A single window of Pirellulales bacterium DNA harbors:
- a CDS encoding AAA family ATPase, producing MAMIISVVSGKGGSGKSLLTAVLGRAIAREGDRVLLVDMDIFVRGLTVLLFSFRRPERKEGSVTVSDLLGVFSVESNVNDPVATDAAKFMIQRFLECDLLPAVDTVNAPLDYDDRKLSDEAFCDECVRNLLASIQDKYDYVFLDNRAGMDSLIAASCRNATIVLAVAEDDEVGRQTNVNLARFLQTRKNVRVVYTVINKGRNIHSYSDIQARARHRSEFTILGVIPFDMDVLEDFGSDQFWTIVTETLYFRAVLDAWNALSKFVDGVRELSVSKYRFPPRIFMQPSHGRYTFMERILRIYSIAFVITGAAAWFYGEFRQQSAVDLYQLIAVGSILVGVACLVLSTSGFQMFIRGQARDRERRDRER from the coding sequence ATGGCAATGATAATTAGCGTCGTCAGCGGCAAGGGCGGATCGGGCAAGAGCCTTTTGACCGCTGTACTCGGCCGAGCTATTGCTCGCGAGGGCGACCGGGTGCTGCTAGTCGACATGGACATATTCGTCCGTGGGCTAACCGTCCTGCTTTTTAGTTTTAGGCGACCTGAGCGGAAAGAGGGCTCTGTTACGGTATCAGACCTGCTCGGCGTTTTCTCCGTAGAAAGCAACGTGAACGATCCGGTCGCCACCGATGCAGCGAAGTTTATGATTCAGCGATTCTTGGAATGCGACCTGCTTCCAGCAGTTGACACGGTGAACGCTCCCCTGGACTACGACGACAGGAAGCTGAGCGACGAAGCCTTTTGCGACGAATGCGTGCGAAATCTATTGGCGTCAATCCAGGACAAGTATGACTATGTTTTTCTCGACAACAGGGCCGGAATGGATAGCTTAATTGCGGCGTCCTGCAGGAACGCGACGATCGTTCTTGCCGTCGCCGAGGATGATGAAGTTGGCCGTCAAACCAACGTTAATCTCGCTCGCTTCCTGCAAACAAGGAAGAATGTGCGTGTCGTATATACAGTCATTAATAAGGGTAGGAATATCCATAGCTACTCGGATATACAGGCGCGAGCCCGTCACCGCAGCGAATTCACGATACTAGGCGTAATTCCTTTTGACATGGATGTACTTGAGGATTTTGGGTCCGACCAATTCTGGACGATTGTAACGGAGACGCTTTACTTTCGCGCTGTTTTGGATGCTTGGAACGCCCTCTCCAAGTTCGTGGATGGCGTTAGGGAACTATCGGTGTCCAAGTATCGCTTCCCACCCCGAATTTTTATGCAGCCGTCCCACGGACGGTACACCTTCATGGAGCGCATACTCAGGATTTATAGCATTGCTTTTGTTATTACTGGAGCGGCTGCTTGGTTTTACGGTGAATTCCGCCAACAGTCCGCGGTGGATCTGTACCAGCTGATCGCGGTGGGTTCGATCTTAGTTGGAGTTGCATGCCTCGTGCTGTCTACCTCCGGCTTCCAAATGTTCATTCGTGGGCAGGCGCGAGACCGAGAAAGACGGGATCGAGAGCGGTAG